The Parashewanella spongiae genome has a window encoding:
- the gltX gene encoding glutamate--tRNA ligase, translating into MTVKTRFAPSPTGFLHVGGARTALYSWLYAKANNGEFVLRVEDTDIERSSQEACDAILDGMNWIGLEWDEGPYYQTKRFDRYNEIIAQMLEAGTAYKCTCSRERVEALREDQAAKGERQGYDGCCRDKAITETDEEYVVRFKNPLDGSVVFDDHVRGRIEIANSELDDFIIARTEGTPTYNFCVVVDDWDMGITCVVRGEDHINNTPKQINILKALKAPIPEYAHVAMILGDDGAKLSKRHGAVGVMQYRDDGYLPEALLNYLVRLGWSHGDQEVFSVEEMKNLFSLDDINKAASAFNTEKLQWLNQHYIKSLPAGYVAEHLAWHMKDQNIDTSNGPALADVVTALSERAKTLKELAASSRYFYEDYEEFEATAAKKHLRGVAMEPLQLAHQKLAELNNWTPEAIYQVIEDTAAELEVGMGKVGMPLRVAVTGAGQSPGLDITLNLIGKERSVQRILKAVEFVANRINS; encoded by the coding sequence ATGACAGTTAAAACTCGTTTTGCTCCAAGTCCTACTGGTTTCCTCCATGTTGGTGGTGCTCGTACTGCTTTATATTCTTGGTTATATGCAAAAGCAAACAATGGTGAATTTGTTCTTCGAGTTGAAGACACAGATATTGAACGTTCATCTCAAGAAGCTTGTGATGCCATTCTTGATGGTATGAACTGGATTGGTTTGGAATGGGATGAAGGGCCGTATTATCAAACAAAACGTTTTGATCGCTACAATGAAATTATTGCTCAAATGTTAGAAGCGGGTACCGCCTATAAATGTACCTGTTCTCGTGAACGTGTTGAAGCACTTCGAGAGGATCAAGCGGCTAAAGGTGAGCGCCAAGGCTATGATGGCTGTTGTCGTGATAAAGCGATTACTGAAACTGATGAAGAATATGTGGTTCGTTTCAAAAACCCGTTAGATGGCAGTGTAGTGTTTGATGATCATGTTCGTGGTCGTATTGAAATTGCAAATTCTGAATTAGATGATTTTATTATTGCGCGCACAGAAGGTACACCAACATATAACTTTTGTGTTGTTGTGGATGATTGGGACATGGGAATTACTTGTGTTGTACGTGGTGAAGATCACATCAACAATACACCAAAACAAATAAATATCTTAAAAGCGCTTAAAGCACCAATACCTGAATATGCGCATGTCGCGATGATTTTGGGTGATGACGGTGCAAAACTATCTAAACGTCATGGTGCAGTTGGCGTTATGCAGTACCGTGACGATGGTTATTTGCCTGAAGCATTATTAAATTACTTGGTGCGTTTAGGTTGGTCACATGGTGATCAAGAAGTATTTTCTGTTGAAGAAATGAAAAACCTATTTAGCCTTGATGACATTAATAAAGCCGCATCAGCTTTTAATACAGAGAAACTACAATGGTTGAACCAACATTATATTAAATCTCTACCAGCGGGATATGTAGCAGAGCATTTAGCTTGGCATATGAAAGATCAAAACATTGATACTTCAAACGGCCCAGCATTAGCTGATGTTGTTACAGCATTATCTGAGCGTGCAAAAACATTAAAAGAACTTGCAGCATCGAGCCGCTATTTCTATGAAGATTATGAAGAGTTTGAAGCAACAGCAGCCAAGAAACACTTAAGAGGTGTTGCAATGGAGCCTTTACAGCTTGCTCATCAGAAACTAGCAGAATTAAATAATTGGACGCCAGAAGCTATTTATCAAGTAATTGAAGATACAGCAGCCGAGTTAGAAGTTGGTATGGGTAAAGTTGGTATGCCTTTACGTGTCGCGGTTACTGGAGCAGGGCAGTCGCCGGGATTAGATATTACTTTAAACTTAATCGGCAAAGAACGTTCTGTGCAAAGAATCCTCAAGGCGGTCGAATTTGTAGCAAATAGAATAAATTCGTAA
- a CDS encoding IS630 family transposase (programmed frameshift), with protein sequence MRVKYHVRLSNEERSMLEALIKQKKPRVAQHKKRHAQILLAIDENNSPLTNQQIAKALNISPLAVTSLRKRFVEEGLEVAVNSKHSHQGRRRIMDGEAEAHLIALACSTPPEGRCRWTLNLLRDKMIELKYIDNISRTSVHLCFKKNELKPWLKEEWCIPKEENAAFVSAMEDILELYKLPYNPKRPLVCLDETSKQQVKEVRNPLPLVSGYPERYDTEYERNGVSNLFMIFEPLAGWRHVEVTEHRTAIDWAHQVKALVDGRYKDAETIVLVEDNLNTHTPASFYKAFEPEEARRLINKIEFHYTPKHGSWLDMAEIELSILSRQCLNRRIPDQETLNTEVEAWVTERNESKAKMNWQFTTEEARIKLKKLYPVLPE encoded by the exons ATGAGGGTTAAATACCACGTTCGTTTGAGTAATGAAGAACGTTCAATGCTTGAGGCTTTGATAAAGCAGAAGAAACCACGTGTTGCTCAACATAAGAAACGACACGCCCAAATTTTACTTGCTATTGATGAGAATAATTCGCCACTGACCAATCAACAGATTGCTAAAGCACTAAACATCTCACCACTTGCAGTAACGAGCCTTAGAAAGCGTTTTGTCGAAGAAGGATTAGAAGTCGCTGTGAATAGCAAACACAGCCATCAAGGCCGCAGACGCATAATGGATGGCGAAGCCGAAGCCCACCTAATTGCACTGGCCTGCTCTACGCCTCCTGAAGGACGTTGCCGTTGGACATTAAATCTTCTTAGAGACAAGATGATTGAACTCAAATATATCGATAACATATCAAGAACTTCTGTTCATT TATGCTTTAAAAAAAACGAACTTAAACCATGGCTTAAAGAAGAGTGGTGTATACCTAAAGAGGAAAACGCTGCTTTCGTGAGTGCTATGGAAGATATATTAGAACTCTATAAACTTCCTTACAATCCTAAGCGTCCTTTAGTATGCCTTGATGAAACCAGCAAACAACAAGTTAAAGAAGTTCGCAATCCGTTACCCTTAGTTTCAGGTTATCCAGAGCGATACGATACAGAGTATGAGCGTAACGGTGTCAGCAACCTGTTCATGATATTTGAGCCTTTAGCGGGCTGGCGACATGTTGAAGTCACTGAACACAGAACGGCCATTGATTGGGCTCATCAAGTAAAAGCCTTAGTAGACGGGCGTTATAAGGACGCTGAGACAATTGTATTAGTTGAGGATAACTTGAATACTCATACACCGGCTTCATTTTATAAGGCCTTCGAACCAGAAGAAGCTCGTAGGTTGATCAATAAAATAGAATTTCATTACACGCCAAAGCACGGAAGTTGGTTGGATATGGCTGAAATTGAATTAAGTATCTTGAGCAGGCAATGCTTAAACCGAAGAATACCCGATCAGGAAACACTAAATACTGAAGTCGAAGCCTGGGTTACCGAGCGTAATGAGTCCAAGGCTAAGATGAACTGGCAGTTCACGACTGAGGAGGCACGTATAAAATTAAAGAAACTTTACCCCGTACTCCCAGAGTAA
- a CDS encoding LexA family protein, whose amino-acid sequence MSIPESEKAPFTEKQGQYLAFIKMYTKVNKVPPAHTDFQKYFDVTPPTVNQMIKTLENKGLIRKKPKTPRSIYVLALDELIPTLK is encoded by the coding sequence ATGTCGATCCCTGAGTCAGAAAAAGCCCCATTTACAGAGAAACAAGGTCAGTATTTAGCGTTCATAAAAATGTACACAAAGGTAAATAAAGTCCCGCCTGCACACACAGATTTTCAAAAATATTTTGACGTTACCCCACCGACCGTCAATCAAATGATAAAGACGCTAGAAAATAAAGGCTTAATTAGAAAAAAACCTAAAACGCCACGCAGTATTTACGTGCTTGCTCTGGATGAATTAATACCAACTTTAAAGTGA
- a CDS encoding helix-turn-helix domain-containing protein, with protein MVIVNYLHSAMNIKYLVELLNEEKSFLVDLIAKGKTSARKLKRANILLMSNNRMSQDKEISLALNVGTATIYRTKKQFVEEGLEAALNEGARSGMPRCLDGNQEALLIALACSKPPEGLCRWTLSLITEKLIALTELDEVSTETVRRRFNLETSVDCVLKRRKNG; from the coding sequence ATGGTAATTGTTAACTACCTCCATAGTGCCATGAACATCAAATATTTAGTAGAGCTTTTAAACGAAGAAAAATCGTTCCTAGTCGACTTGATTGCAAAGGGGAAAACATCGGCTAGAAAATTGAAACGAGCCAACATCTTGCTCATGTCGAACAATAGAATGAGTCAAGATAAAGAAATATCTTTAGCGCTTAATGTTGGTACAGCAACCATTTATAGAACAAAGAAACAGTTTGTTGAGGAAGGTCTTGAAGCTGCTCTGAATGAAGGAGCCCGAAGCGGCATGCCTCGGTGTTTGGATGGTAACCAAGAAGCCTTGCTTATTGCCTTAGCCTGTAGCAAACCACCAGAAGGACTTTGTCGATGGACATTGAGTTTAATCACGGAAAAACTTATCGCATTAACTGAACTCGATGAAGTTTCGACAGAAACCGTGCGAAGACGCTTTAACCTAGAAACATCAGTTGACTGCGTTCTCAAGCGTAGAAAAAATGGCTGA
- the ltrA gene encoding group II intron reverse transcriptase/maturase, translating into MANTPVNIRILQRKLYLRSKLNSELRFYSLYDKLSRLDILEEAYRRCKANKGGAGIDGITFSCLEQQKKVVALLKEIQTQLQQKNYRPSPVKRVEILKDNGKTRKLGIPIISDRIVQMAMTIVMQPVYEPHLHEHSYGYRPCRSAQQAVKVIEMSLKQGYQHVLDADLSAYFDTIPHAKLMAKVERRISDSSFLSLLKSFIKAPISVETVNRKWRIEASRCGTPQGGVISPLLANIYLNDFCLKIHEKTPCKIVTYADDFVVLHKQTYTQEQLDWIAQQLSDEGLKLNQSKTHCVDMGKLMNEFDFLGFNFQRITGFIKGTSYIKIQASKKSQTKLKNKLRDIVKHRTSNTLGVLINKVNQVLRGWKHYFGGIGYPRGVFFRINGFVVNRFYRWHRRLSQRRSKYLSRGAYEKLRQAGLEYLPTTR; encoded by the coding sequence ATGGCTAACACTCCAGTAAATATCAGAATATTACAGCGAAAACTTTACTTACGCTCAAAGCTTAACTCGGAGCTACGATTTTACAGCTTGTACGATAAACTCAGTCGCCTAGATATACTCGAAGAAGCCTATCGACGATGCAAAGCCAATAAAGGCGGAGCAGGAATTGATGGCATCACATTCAGTTGTCTAGAGCAGCAAAAGAAAGTCGTTGCGCTGTTAAAAGAAATTCAAACTCAATTACAACAGAAAAACTATCGACCTAGCCCAGTCAAACGAGTAGAAATACTCAAAGACAACGGCAAAACGCGGAAACTTGGGATCCCGATAATCAGTGACAGAATTGTGCAAATGGCGATGACAATAGTGATGCAACCCGTCTACGAACCTCATTTACATGAACACAGTTATGGTTATCGTCCATGTCGAAGCGCCCAGCAAGCGGTAAAAGTCATTGAAATGAGCCTAAAACAAGGCTATCAGCACGTACTTGATGCTGACTTGAGCGCCTATTTCGATACCATCCCGCACGCTAAGTTGATGGCAAAAGTAGAAAGGCGAATAAGCGACAGCAGCTTTCTGAGTTTGCTGAAAAGCTTTATCAAAGCGCCCATCAGCGTAGAGACGGTCAACAGAAAATGGCGAATAGAAGCAAGCCGATGTGGCACTCCGCAAGGCGGAGTTATCTCTCCACTACTGGCTAACATCTATCTCAACGATTTCTGTTTGAAAATACACGAAAAAACACCGTGTAAAATCGTTACCTATGCAGATGATTTTGTTGTACTTCATAAGCAAACCTACACACAAGAGCAACTGGACTGGATAGCACAGCAATTAAGTGATGAAGGTCTGAAGCTAAATCAAAGTAAAACCCACTGTGTGGATATGGGAAAGCTGATGAATGAGTTTGATTTCCTCGGTTTTAACTTTCAACGGATCACAGGCTTCATCAAAGGCACCAGTTACATTAAGATACAGGCGTCTAAGAAGAGCCAAACAAAGCTGAAAAATAAACTCAGAGACATAGTGAAGCATCGAACCTCAAATACACTTGGCGTACTGATAAATAAAGTTAATCAAGTTCTGAGGGGATGGAAACACTATTTTGGTGGGATAGGATATCCCAGAGGAGTATTTTTCAGAATAAATGGATTTGTAGTAAACCGATTCTATCGATGGCATCGTCGCTTAAGTCAACGTCGAAGCAAGTATCTATCACGAGGTGCTTACGAAAAATTACGCCAAGCTGGTCTTGAGTATTTACCCACGACAAGATGA
- a CDS encoding transposase, with protein sequence MNANYIAQMEHVLDVYARPKNSAEPAVNFDEAMKQLVSDVAPPSPVKSGQSARIDYEYKRVSVANIFMFFDRHRGWRKAKATQSKTAVDFAQCMKELVDEHYPDAHKIHGEFTAA encoded by the coding sequence ATGAATGCAAATTACATCGCACAAATGGAACATGTTTTAGATGTTTATGCTCGCCCTAAAAACTCAGCTGAGCCAGCGGTTAATTTTGACGAAGCGATGAAGCAATTGGTTTCAGATGTTGCCCCTCCATCCCCAGTAAAATCAGGGCAATCAGCCAGAATCGATTATGAATACAAGCGGGTTAGCGTGGCTAATATTTTTATGTTTTTTGACCGCCATCGAGGCTGGAGAAAGGCTAAGGCAACACAGAGTAAGACCGCAGTCGATTTCGCTCAGTGCATGAAAGAACTTGTCGATGAACACTATCCGGATGCACATAAAATTCATGGTGAGTTTACGGCAGCATAG
- the tnpB gene encoding IS66 family insertion sequence element accessory protein TnpB (TnpB, as the term is used for proteins encoded by IS66 family insertion elements, is considered an accessory protein, since TnpC, encoded by a neighboring gene, is a DDE family transposase.), giving the protein MIYLTSNSRIFIATQPADFRCGIDGLAAVCQQRLSSNPRSGSIFVFINRNKTMIRALTYEHNGFWLMTKRLSKGKFHGWPRHHGVMQPMAAAQLRQLLSGEPYLSSSRLK; this is encoded by the coding sequence ATGATCTATTTAACTTCCAACAGTCGTATCTTCATTGCGACTCAGCCTGCTGATTTTCGCTGTGGTATCGATGGACTGGCGGCCGTGTGCCAACAGCGCTTGTCGAGTAATCCGCGTTCAGGCTCGATATTCGTCTTCATTAATCGCAACAAAACCATGATACGAGCCCTCACTTATGAGCATAATGGCTTTTGGCTGATGACCAAACGGTTATCAAAAGGAAAATTTCATGGATGGCCACGTCATCATGGCGTTATGCAACCGATGGCTGCGGCACAATTACGGCAATTACTGAGTGGTGAACCTTATTTATCTTCAAGTCGCTTGAAATAA
- a CDS encoding IS66 family transposase: MSKPFTDIDHNALEALIVRVTEAKEHELALSPEDCQLLLDALVTLSTMQQRLTNHDVTVHKLRKLLGIEKSSEALSRVSKSNKGSGKHTAGKNRKPKESGEDFTPAKPVVIVHQSTDVKKGDNCLECHMGKMYKTDPGSLLRITGQSPFKPEQHVMERFRCNACGAYATAALPVEVLADGSEQQKYGYSARSLMAIHKYFAGLPFYRQGSIQKLLGVKITASTVFDQVEYVANDIYPVYQMLVNLAADAKHYYLDDTTHRILDATPIEKPVRNSDKTQMRSGVYTSGVIATTQANDSIVLFETNIGHAGEFIDSLLHKRGTHQSRPIMMSDALVSNRPTVRECLLSLCNSHARRQFVDVINHFPDEVEHVLTRYGEIWAYEQHTKEQKFTATERLSYHQQHSLPVMKTIKQWCTTHLNDETVEENSGLGKAMRYFVKHYVGLSYFCHYEGVYIDNNRIEAMLKIIVRDRKNAMFHKTLLGATIGDVITSMIATASEAGINVFEYFTFLQREKDKVKTNPEEYLPWNYRETVGTEK, encoded by the coding sequence ATGAGTAAACCGTTTACTGATATCGACCACAACGCGCTGGAAGCACTGATAGTTCGTGTTACTGAAGCCAAAGAGCATGAATTAGCACTGTCTCCAGAAGATTGTCAGTTGTTACTTGATGCCTTAGTGACGTTATCGACGATGCAGCAACGATTAACCAATCACGATGTCACCGTGCACAAATTGCGTAAGTTACTTGGCATTGAAAAGTCTTCAGAAGCCTTGTCTCGTGTCAGTAAAAGCAATAAAGGAAGCGGTAAACACACTGCGGGTAAAAATCGTAAACCCAAAGAGAGCGGTGAAGATTTCACTCCCGCTAAGCCAGTTGTGATAGTGCATCAGAGTACAGATGTGAAAAAAGGTGATAACTGCCTAGAGTGCCACATGGGTAAAATGTACAAAACCGACCCAGGCAGTTTACTGCGTATCACAGGGCAAAGTCCGTTTAAGCCAGAGCAGCATGTCATGGAGCGCTTTCGCTGTAATGCTTGTGGCGCTTACGCTACCGCCGCTTTGCCAGTTGAAGTGTTAGCCGACGGGAGCGAGCAACAAAAATACGGCTACTCAGCTCGGTCATTAATGGCCATACACAAGTATTTTGCCGGGTTGCCGTTTTATCGCCAAGGGAGCATTCAAAAGCTGCTTGGTGTCAAAATCACTGCGTCTACTGTGTTTGACCAAGTTGAATATGTGGCCAATGATATTTACCCTGTTTATCAAATGTTGGTTAACCTCGCGGCCGATGCGAAGCATTATTATCTCGATGACACGACTCACCGAATTTTGGATGCTACGCCAATAGAAAAACCGGTGCGTAACAGTGACAAGACACAAATGCGCAGCGGCGTGTACACATCAGGTGTTATTGCGACCACTCAAGCCAATGATAGTATCGTGTTGTTTGAAACTAATATTGGTCATGCTGGCGAATTCATCGATAGCCTGTTGCACAAACGCGGTACTCATCAATCTAGGCCGATAATGATGAGTGATGCTCTGGTCAGTAATCGCCCTACGGTAAGAGAATGTCTGCTGTCATTGTGTAACAGTCATGCCAGACGACAATTTGTTGATGTCATTAACCATTTCCCCGATGAAGTCGAGCACGTACTGACACGTTATGGTGAAATTTGGGCTTACGAGCAGCACACTAAAGAGCAAAAGTTTACGGCAACAGAAAGGCTGAGTTACCATCAGCAACATTCGTTGCCTGTAATGAAAACCATCAAGCAGTGGTGTACAACACACCTTAACGATGAAACAGTTGAAGAGAATAGTGGTTTAGGTAAGGCGATGCGATATTTTGTCAAACACTATGTTGGCTTGAGCTATTTTTGCCACTACGAAGGTGTATACATCGATAATAACCGTATCGAAGCCATGTTAAAAATCATCGTTCGTGACCGAAAAAATGCGATGTTCCATAAGACGTTACTTGGCGCTACGATTGGTGATGTCATCACGTCAATGATTGCAACAGCAAGTGAAGCTGGCATCAATGTGTTTGAGTATTTCACATTTTTACAGAGAGAGAAGGATAAAGTGAAAACCAATCCTGAAGAATACCTACCGTGGAATTATCGAGAAACAGTCGGCACTGAAAAATAA
- a CDS encoding transposase → MVMDNYTTHTAGSLYKAFKPEEALRILNKLEFHFTPKHASWLNMVEIEIGNMNQQCLGRRIESWEMLHKELSAWEMRRNDAQASINWMFNVDGAREKFTKAYANLNQS, encoded by the coding sequence GTGGTAATGGATAATTACACGACACATACGGCAGGCTCGTTATACAAAGCATTTAAGCCAGAGGAGGCGCTAAGGATTTTGAACAAACTTGAATTTCATTTCACGCCTAAGCATGCCAGTTGGCTCAATATGGTTGAAATAGAAATCGGTAATATGAATCAACAATGCTTAGGTCGTCGCATAGAAAGCTGGGAAATGCTGCACAAAGAGCTTTCGGCTTGGGAGATGCGGAGAAACGATGCGCAGGCAAGCATAAATTGGATGTTTAATGTCGACGGTGCACGTGAGAAATTCACGAAAGCTTATGCAAATCTCAATCAATCATAA